The following DNA comes from Spirulina major PCC 6313.
CGGGATGAGGTGCGATCGCTTCAGTCTCGGCCTCCGCTGGTTCAATCCCACCCAAATTCCAGCCGAATTAGAGGGCGATCGGTGGCTATTGCTATAGGTGCTTCAGTATGATCGCGCCAGTCATCCATCGCACCGTTGGGTATGATCATTGCTAGGGACAGTCCAAAAAATGGTGAATGCTTAAGCCCATGACCATTGTTATGGCAAACGCTCAAGTCCATGAAAATCTATCTCGACACCAACGTCTTTAATCGCCCGTTTGATGACCAAACTCAACCTCGAATTATTCTTGAAACTCAAGCACTTCGGACTATTTTAAAATTGATTGAAATGGGAAATATAGAGCTAATGAGTTCCTCAGTCTTGGCCTATGAAAATAGTCGAAATACTAGCCCTGTTCGTCAAAAGTGGGTTCATCAATGTTTAGCACTTGCCACAACATCGCAACCGCTCCAAAATACCATTATCCAAAGAGCAAAAGCCCTAGAACAAACCGGACTCAAAACCATTGATGCGCTGCATGTCGCTACCGCAGAAGCAGCCCAATGTGAGGTTTTTCTGACCTGTGACGATCGCTTACTGCGACGTTACTCTGGCCCACTGCGAGCCATGAATCCCGTTACATTAGTTTTAGAACTGACAGAGGTATCCGAATGAAGATCGCTTTACCCAATGAACAAGCCATTATTCAAGAAGCAATGCACCAGTTGAGTCAAACGATGCAACCGTCACAGATGATCGTTTTGATGAGTCGTTGGTGGTCGGATGGCGGCGATTATCTTCAGCACCGAGAGGAACAGTTCCAACATGAAACGGTAGACAGCCTCTCTGAGAAAATACTGGCCTTTGATCAACTCAGTCAGCATGAGATCGCACCATAAATTCAAGGTTGAAGCCCCACACAAAAAAATCGCCCTAACTAACAGCGATCGGAATCGACTCCGCTCCAATTCTCGACATTTTATAGAAGGGGGGTATGGG
Coding sequences within:
- a CDS encoding type II toxin-antitoxin system VapC family toxin, with the protein product MKIYLDTNVFNRPFDDQTQPRIILETQALRTILKLIEMGNIELMSSSVLAYENSRNTSPVRQKWVHQCLALATTSQPLQNTIIQRAKALEQTGLKTIDALHVATAEAAQCEVFLTCDDRLLRRYSGPLRAMNPVTLVLELTEVSE